GCGGCTCTCGCCATGACCTGATTGAAACCCTGTCCAGTCATATCCGCCTCAACCTCGACGACCCTGAAGCCCTGCAGACCTTTTCAAAGGAGCTCAACATGAGTGAGCGTACCTTGCGTCGGCGCCTGACGGACCTGGGTGTGACATACAGCGGGCTGCTGGATCGAATCAGGCACGAGCGCGCTTGTGACTTACTGCAAAACACCACTATGTCGATCGCCGACATTGCCCACGCCATCGGTTTCAGCGATGCGCGGGGCTTGCGGCGCGCCTTCAAGCGCTGGACCGGGGCGTTGCCGACCACACAACGGCCGTCCGGCCAGGCAATTATGCCGAGGTGTTCTTGAAAGCGACCGCCGTGCAAGACGTACGACCGTCACTCGCCAGCACCGGCAACTCCCGACGCAACACCCAGAGCGTGACCGCTTTGGGCAATATCCTCGCCAGCCGGATCAACCAGCGCATAGGCCACGGGAACATGTAATCCCAGCGCTGGCTGCGCATGGCAAACAGCATATGCTCGACGGCCGCCGCCTCCGATATTTCCAGCGGCGCGGGCATGCCATCATTTGCTGTCTGAGCGGTCGCGACAAAGCCTGGGTAAAGGGACAGAAACCGGATCCCGCGGCCGCCGAACTCGATCCGGCAGGTGTCGATAAGCAAGCGCAGCGCCCCTTTGGCGGCGCTGTAAGGGCCTTGAAGGGTCACGCCCAGGAACCCCGCCAGGGAGTTGGTGCACACAACCAATCCCTGTCCCTGGCGGCTCATCTGCTCCAGGGCCGGGAACAGATAGTTGACCACCACATCGTAGTTCGAGCGCATATACCCGGTGACATCAGCGGCTTTCATCTCACGCATATCCAGCGCGGGCGCGCCGCCGGCGTTAAGCACGACCACATCCAGACGACCATATAACTCGACAATTTCATCCACGAGACCGGCCGCCGCCTGCTCATCCAACGCATCCACTGCCCAGACCAGGCATTTGCCCCCCTGAAGCGCGACTTCCAGTTGCAGGTCATTGAGCAGCTGTTTGCGCCGGGCCGTGGCCACTACCCAGGCGCCTTCCTGCGCCAGACGCACCGCAAGCCGCCGCCCCATGCCGGAGGACGCGCCCACTACCAGCACCACCTTGCGCGCAAAACTGACGCGCTCGCTCGCAGGGCACTGGCGCAGCAAACCAACCAGCGTCAGTGCGATCAATGAGAACACGGCACTGACCAGCAACACGTACTCGGCGTTGTCTCCCGCCACCCACTGAGACGCCACCAAGGGCCCGAAGGCGCATCCCAGCAGTTGCATGCCTGGCACCAGCGCCGCTATCCGCCCAGAGCGATCAAGCTGCAGCGCGATACGTACCTGGAAAGGCGTCAACATCAGCCAGATCAAGCCAAACGCGCCGCACAACATCAGGAATAACCTGACGCCCATATCGGCAGAGAAATACATGGCCAGTGCGATGCTGCCCAACAGCAATGCGGCAACTGCCAACAACGAAAAATCCGAGACCCGCCGTACCAAGACAATCCCCAAGCACCCACCCACCACTTGCATAACCAGGGTACCGGAGATGAGTAGTTGTGAATTTTGTGCGTCAAGCCCCACGTATTGGCTTAACGGCTCAAGGTAAGCCCAAAGCCCGCCAATGGCACTGAGCTGCATAAAGACCAACCCCAACAACAGCAGGTGGTTAAGGCCCCAGCTGAAACCGCCCTCATCCGTTCGCTGTGCCTGCTGACAGGCCAGCCGAACAGGCTGCCACCGGACCAACAGCAAAGAAGCTGCCGTCAGTGCCCCCAAAAACACAAAGCCATAAGACGATGTGCTCTGAATAGGCAGTACCCAATACGCCAGCACCGCAGCGGCCAACGCCTGGCCAAGGGTTTGCACCACCATGAACACACCCGCCACGCGGTCAGGTGCAGGACCCTGGACGATCAGGTTCACGGTCCCCCATAACAGCAAGCCTTCGGCCAACCCGGCCAAAGCCCTCGTCAGTGCCAGTGCGCCATCACCGGTAGTGTTGGCGGTGATCATGTCCAAACCCGATGCCGCCAGAATGGCCACGACCGTAATCAGGCGCAGGCTGAACACCGAGCGCAACAAGTCGCCCAGGACAACGCCCAACCCCAGCGAGAGAATTTCGCCCATCGCGACCAAACCGACGCCTTCAAGCGAAAGCCGGTTTTGCGCCAGCAACTCTCCCAGGAGCAAGGGTTGCAGCCCTACCATGAGCACGGCGATCGAGCCCAGCGCCAAGGCCGCGCTCAGGTGTTTACGGGAAACAGCGGACGACATGTGCATGGCGCTACACCTCTTGAAGGGTTTTCAGTAACCACGGTTTTCCGGCGGAATCTCGCCTCGGGCAAAACATTGCGTCGCGCGTTTTTCATCTTTCATCAGTCGGCCATTGGCAACCAGCACCACCCACCAGGGCAACAGTGTCATCTTGGCGCCAGACGCTTTGGCGAGAGTGAAGGCCTTGGCGCACTTTTCAAACAGCTGTGCGTTCAGCACCATCCGGGTCCCGGTAGTACCCAGGGCGACCGGCACGCCCTTGATCAACAGTGCATTACCACCGCGCTGCAAGGCAGGGGCAATGTCCTGGACAGAAGCAGCCGGCACCCCCATATGGCCAATATGCCGAGCTTGCTCATCAAATAAAATCGGCACCACCCCGCCAAAGTCCACCAGGCTCCAGGCGAAATCGCCCCCGCCCACCAGAACGGCCCCCACATCGGCCCGCGCGCGATAGATCGCATGATGGGTCTGGCTGTCGCCCATGACATGTACCGGCCAGTCGACACGCGTGGGGGCCGCGTCATCCAGCCGCCCCCACCACATGCATTCCCTGCCCGGTATGCGCAAGGAAATGCTGCTACCCGCGCCCACCAGGCCGACCAGTCGCTGCCGAAGCTCCAGCCATTGTTGCCGCAGTACATCGTGCATCGCGCTCACCTCACACCAGTTGGAAAACGGCGTCGAATCGCTCGAGCGCATCGTCGATGACTTCGTCTGTATCAGCCAGGCTGGTATAGATCCGACTACCCGCCAGCGTGATCAACCCATGCGCCGTATAAGCAGCGCCCATTTCTTCCATCATGTGCTTGCGCGACTTGGCTTCATTGCGTGCTCGCAGCAATTTGAGCGGATTACTGGTGTCCAGCAACAGCACGCCGGACGTTTGCAGATGCACGATCGAGCCCATGTTGTAGGCCACGTAGGGCAAGCCACGGCGGTTGATGATTTCCTCAAGCCCCTTGCGCATACGGTCGCCGGCGCGCCCCGCCAGGGCCGGTGCGTTCAGTTTGCGCGCCTCGACCAAGGCGTAATAGCCCGCCACGCAGGACAACGGGTTGGCCGACAGCGTACCGCCGACAAACGCCCGGCGTGCCGAGGTGCCGATACCACCGGCCAGCAGTTGCATGACATCTCTGCGCCCTCCGATCGCCCCGGCCATGGGGTAGCCGCCGGTCAGGCATTTACCCAGCACGGTAATATCGGGCATCACGTTGAAATAGCCTTGCGCGCCACCCAGGCCGGCACGGAAACCGGTGACCACCTCGTCGAAAATCAGCAGCGTGTCGAACTCGTCGCAGAGCTTGCGCAGTTGACGATTAAAGTCCGGATGCACCGGGCGCGTACCGCTTTCGGGGCCAAAGGGCTCCACCATGATCGCCGCCGTTCCGCCGCGCAGACGGTTGATCTGCAAGCGACGGCGTAGCGCATCCAGATTATTCGGCGGGCTCTCCTGGGTGTGGGCGGTGGCGCCGCGTGGAATGCCGACAGCCTCCATACGCCCGGTGCCCGGCAAGCGCATGCCATACACCAACTGGTCACTCCAGCCGTGATAAGCGCCGCCGATCTTGATCACCCATTTCTTGCGGGTATAGGCGCGCGCCAGGCGCACTGCTGCCATGACAGCTTCGGTGCCGGAGCCCAGCAGGCGCACCATATCCACGCCGGGCATCACTTCGCAGACCAGTTGCGCCAGCTTCACCTCATATTCATGCAGCAGGCCGGTGACCGGGCCGCAGTCGTCGAGAATCCGATTGACCTGCTCGCGAATGGCCGAATGGTTGGAGCCCAGCAAGGTCGGCCCACCGGCCTGCAGGAAATCGATATAGCGGTTGCCGTCCACATCGGTCAGGTGCGCACCCTTGGCCTGGGCAATGGCGAGTGGAAAGGGATAGTTGAAGGCGAGGTTATGCTGGACGCCACCCGGGATATATTTCTTGGCCTCCTCAGCGAGCCGTCTGGACCCCTGGCAACGCTCGTCGAAGTAGCCCATGACCTTGCTCAGCGCGTCGCGCTTCAAGGGGCGAATCGGCTGCTTGACCAGCGCATCGAAACGTCGATACAGGGAGTCAACGTCAGGCCAGTGCGAAACCGCTGAATCTGCCGAGGCAGGTAATGTGACGGGATCAAGAGGCTTGTTCATGATGGGGTCTCGGAGGAAGGGTGAGTATCGCCAGCACTGGAACGCACCAGGGCGTCGACCAGGCGTGCCAAGGCGGCAGGTGACTGCGGCTGGTTGCGGGACTGCAGGGTGATTTGGCGCAGCAGATAGTCACGGCAGAATGTTTCGAGGTCCTCAATGCGCGCGAGGGTCGTCTCGATATCCGGGCCGCAGCAGAGCACGCCGTGATTGCGCATCAGGTATGCGTTGTAATCCCAGCGAATGGCTCGGCCGAACTTGCCGGCCAGCCAATTGGAGCCGGACGGCGCGTACCCTACCAATGGAATATGTTTGCCCAACGAACCCCACAGCTGCGGGTCCTGTACATCCAGCGACTCACCGAGCAAGGTGCAGGCACTGGCCACGGGTTGATGCGTATGGATGCTGCACTGCACGTCCGCACGCGCACGCAGGACTGTCGCGTGCAGCCCGCTCTCGACCGAAGGCTCACGCTCACCCGAGAGCTGCGCCAGATCCTTGAGGCGCAGCACACAGACATCCTGCGGGCGCATGCTGAAATAGTCGGTGGCCGACGGTGTGACAGCGATGTGCTGGGCGTCGATGCGCAACGCAAGGTTACCTCCCGTCGCCGCAAAAAAACCGCGCCGACACAGATGCTGCGACAGTTCGACGATTTGTTGTTGAACACGACTCATGAAGCAGTCTCCTGTGTGGGGTTCAGGCGTCGATAAAGCGGCGCGAGGCGCTTGCGCACCTCCTGGAATGTGGCGAATTGATCGTCGTACAAAGCACGACTGGCACGGGAGGGTTCAAACAGGCGATGCGGGCGCTTGAGGCTCGGCAGGTCGTGGAACTGCAGCTTGCCCAAACCCACTGCCGCAATGAACGCAGCACCGCGAGCGTTGGTCTGAATTGCGTTTTGAGGCTGATGAATAACGCGTCCGCAGACGTCAGCCATGATCTGGCACCACACGTCCGACTGAGCGCCGCCACCGGTGGCCACGATCACGTCGCTGGGCTGGCCGAGAAAGCGCGAGAACGGTTCGAACATCCAGCGAGTATTGAGCGCTACCCCTTCCATGAAGGCGCGGATGATGTCTTCTCTTGAGTGCTCCAGCTTGAGATTGAACAAACCTGCGCGCAGGCTAGGATCGCTGACCGGCGAACGTTCACCGCACAGCCACGGTGTGTAGATCAACCCTCGCGATCCAGGCGGCACCCGAGCGGCAATGCGGTCGAGCAAGGCGTAGACGTCCGGCTGCTGCTCATCGCTGAGCAGCTCATCCGGGTGGTACAACACCTTGTCGCGCAGGAAGGAAAGGTTTGCGCCCGCCGCCGACTGCGTGGCCATCGCCAGGTAGCGGCCATTGACAGCACTGGGCACTGCCGCAATTTGGTGGCGCACGCTGGTTCGCTTGAACGGGACGTGTGCGCCCACCCAGGAAGAGGTACCCAGATAGAGGTGTGGGGCAAAGTCACTGACCGTGGCACCAACGGCCACTGCCGAGGTATCGACAGCCCCTGCCACGACTTGCGTGGTGTGCGCCAATCCCAGCGCCTCGGCGAGCTCCGGGCGCAACGTGCCGATGACATCCGTGGAGCGAACCAGCTCAGGCAGTTTGCCGGCGTCGATCCCCAGGGCCTTGACCAGGCCGTCGTCGTAGCGGATGCGATGTGGGTCGCGGTTGTCGGTGATCCAGGCCGTCAACATCGAGTCGCTGGTAGCGCAATAGCGACCTGAAAGGCGCAGGTTCATGTAGTCGAGCACGTTGAGGAACTTGTGGGTCCGCTCATAGCGCTGCGGCTCGTGATCAAGGATATAGGCCATGTGCCCGGCTGAATCCATGCCGGACAACGAGGCGACACCTCCGGTCAGACGCAGTGAGCGCCAGAGTTTGAGCGGCCCGTACCCTGCCAGGCTGAACCGCCCTCCCCCCATGCGTTTTTTAACCGCGCCGGCTCCGCGCTTGTCCAGCCATAACATCGCCCCCCCTATGGCAGCGCCGTCCCGGTCCACGCACACCGTGCCTTCACCCTGCGTTGAACAACACACGGCAATCACCTGGCGCCGCCGGACGGGATCGGCGCCGAGCAGCTCGCTGGCGCCGCGCATAAAGGCATTCCACCAATCGTGCGGGTCTTGCTCGACACTCGGGCCGTTCACATGCAGCGCAACACTGTGAAACGCCCAGGCTCGTATTTCACCCTCCAATGTAACCAGGGCGCACTTGCAACCGGAGGTGCCAAGGTCCACCGCGAGGACGAGTTGCTCCAGACCGGTGGCCGCCTGAAGCGTCCGGGATAAGAAAAGCGAAGTCATAAAGGTCTACTCAGAAAGTACGCGAAATCGATGCGACCCAACGGTTGTCGTCTGTGGAACGCACATGTCCGTCGTCCTCAGCCATATACAACTCGCGTGCCCGCGTCTTGGCGGTCACCCAATCAAGCCCCCAGTCGAAACCCCACAAGTGGTGGATCAAGCCGATGTCGTAGTCAGCTGCGCTCGCTTCTGAGAAGTTAACGATTTGCTGATAACCGGCATGTAGCTTGAGCGTGGTATTCATCCCGAGTGGGTATTTGTAGTCCACGTCATAGAGCATGCTGCCACGTGAGTTGCGATCCCCTTTGGCGTAGCACTCCAAGCCCTTGGTGGGGTCGTCACGAAACTGCAACTGAGCCCCACACACGCCGCCGGTATTGGCGCCGCGGTAGGTTTTTGACAAAACCCGGGCGATCCGACCTTCAAGCGCCCCGTAGCCGATTTCCACTACGGCAAACTGGCTGTTGTAGTTGGTCGTACGCTCATCGGTGGGGGTGAAGGTGTCGAAGTCGAATTTGTTCGGTGCCTTGAACTGCGCACCGGGAAACATCTCTGCCGCCAAACCCACGCCGTAGTGCCAGGCCTCGGGATCGCCGAAGCGATAACCGCCCGCGAGCAAGACGCCAAGACCATCCCCTTCTGGAAATTGCTTCTTGTTGACGGTGGTGAACTCGGCCAGCGCCACCAAACCTGATTCATGGGCGACCTGAATCGTGACTCTGGCACCCGGCCGGTTCAACGAATCCGACACGCCTCGGGTCCTGACATCGGACAGGGCCTTGGCCGTCACATCAACTGCATAACTGGCCATCTCGTCGGCGAATGCCAGGGATGGGCTGACGATGGGCCACAGCAAAGCGGCCATCAGATAATGGTGTGTCGTTGCACGCATGAGGCTCTCCCACAAGAAAGGTCCGATTTACAAAGTGCAAACCGGTGCAGGAGGCAGTGAGGCAATGCGTTCGAACTGCTCTGTCTTACCGAGAATCTCGGTACCAACAAAAGCCCGGACATTGAGGTAGCCCTCTTTGACCCGAACGACGCCTTTGTATTTTTTGTGATCGCGCGGATCAAACACCCAACCATCGCGCCAGGCTTGCTGGTCGAAACGGTCCAGTTGCATGATCTGTACGCCGCAATCGCTGGTAGTGGAAGCCACATCCTTGACCCACACCACCTTTCCACACAACGCGCCGGGCTTATCGGCGCAATCGTCGACCTTGACTACCGCATCCTTTTCCGATGTGAGCCATAGGCCCTTGGCCTCCTGTGGACCTGCCGCCGCATAACCGCTGGAAGAGCACACCAGTGCCAGTGAAAGGAAAAGCCAATGCCGCGCGTTCATAGTCATCACCTGTATTTTTTGTTTTAAGAGACCGTCACACTAGCGATGCATCGGTTATGATAGTCATCGCTACACGATAGTTATAACTACCATTATCAGACTCAGCAACATTTTTTTTCATTTTGATAAGCTGACTCTTCCACCTTTTTTTGCTAGGTACCTATGGCCAAGCCCAACACTGCCAGCGCCCGCGCCGCTACCGCCGGGAAAGCCCAGGAACACAAGAAACCGCCTGCACAGCAGCGCAGCACGGAGACCTACGAGCGGATACTGGTCGCAACCGCACAAACCCTGTGCGACGTAGGAATCGAGCGTCTGTCGACCAACCTGGTATGCGAATGTGCGGGGCTCACGCCGCCGGCGCTGTACCGCTATTTTCCGAACAAGTACGCGCTACTGACGGTGTTGGGCGAGCGCCTGCTGGAAAAACAGAACGCCCTGATCGACCACTGGATCACCCCGCAACTATTGTCCGGCCCGCATGAGGCTTTGGAGTCGGCGCTTGCCGCACTGATCCTGGAAACCTACCGGGTCACCGACTCGACCTTGGGCGGCATGTGGATACTCAAGGGGCTGCGCGCGGTACCGGCGCTGGAGCATGTAAGGCTCGACTCCCACCGGCAGGTATCCGGCGCACAGGCAGAAATCCTTGCGCAGGTGTTCCCCCAGGCAGATCCACAGCAGCTCGCTACCGCCGCCAGAGTGGCGGTGGAAATGATCCACGCGACGATTGAACTCTTGTTTGATGAGTCCCTGGACCCCCAGAGCGTATGCGCCATGGTCGCCTCGATGATTGTCAGTCATTTGGATCGGTTGGCCCCACCTCCAGTAGCGTAGGGAGAGAGGCGCGAACATGGCCCGTGCCGCCGTCCTCAAGTACTCCGGTCACCCGCAGCGCGCGCAAACACGTGAGGAGTCCTTGGTGAGACGTCGTATTGTTCATCGAGCCCGGATTACGGATGGGCTCTGGGCGGTTTGGCAAACCGGATCAAAGGTGTAACGCGGGCTTGCGTTGGCCGACCCCATGGGCAGAAGGGACGCGGACCCGCAGCGCAATCAGCAGCGCGGCCAGCAGCATCAGCACAGCCGCTGCGACGAACACGCCTGCGCTGCCACCGAGGCTGAACATTGCCCCGCCAGCGGCGGCGCCTGTTGCGATGGCCGACTGCACAGAGGCCACCACCATGCCTCCGGCGCTTTCCGCCTGATCAGGTACCGCGCTGGCAACCCAGTTCGACCACGCCACCGGCACACCACCAAAGGCCAAGCCCCAGAGCGCCAGCAGTACCGCCTGCCCCGGCACCGAGGCCGGCAACAGCACCAGCGCCAGCGCTGCAACACCGACCAGCGCGGGCATCAATACGAGCGTGGCCAGCGGGTGGCGCTCCAGCAGCTTCCCGGCCAACAGCGTGCCGGCGAAGTTCGCCACACCGAACCCCAGTAGCATCAATGACAGCCCTTGCGGGCCGATGCCGGTAGTCCCTTCAAGGAATGGCCGAACATAGGTGAACATCGCGAAGTGGCCGCTGTGCACCAGCACGCATCCGAACATCCCCATGGCGATGCCGGGGCGCTGCAACACCTCGAGTACGGTGCGCAGACGTGCCGGCCGGCGCGGCGCAAGGCGCGGCAGTGTGAACGACTGGAACGCCAGGGTCACCATGCCAACCGCCGCCGCTGCAAAGAAGGCGCTGCGCCAGCCATACAACCCGCCCAGATAGCTGCCCAGCGGCACCGCAACGACTGTGCCGATGGCAATGCCGCTGAAAATGATCGACAGCGCCCGGGGTAGCAAAGCGCTCGGCACCAGGCGCATCGCCACCGCCGCCGCCATGCTCCAGAACCCGCCAAGGGCAACCCCCAGCAAGACACGCATCACCAACAGCACCGCGAAGCTGGAGGAAACGGCGACCAATAGATTGGAGGCGACCATCAACGTGGAAAAACCCAGCAACACCCAACGTCGGTCGAGGCTGCGGGTCAGGCCTGGCACCAGTAAGCCGGCGAACAGCGCCACCACGGCGGTCACCGTTACCGCCTGGCCAGCCAGCGCTTCGGACACGCCCAGGTCAGTTGCCATCAGCGTCAACAAACTGGCCGGCAGGTACTCGGCGGTCAGCAATCCGAACACCCCCATTGCCAACGAGAACACGGCCATCCACGCGGGGGTCGCAGGCTCTACGTCCGCACCGACGCCGAGATGGCGGTCGGATGCTGTATTACATACACAGTCAGTCATTGCACGGATCTCCCAATCATCATTGCGAGCCGCAGTCTAGGCAGCGAAAGCCGGATGATCTATGATCGAAAATCTCTATTTTTTGATCAAAACACCTAGCCCATGCCTGCCGATCAGTTTGCGCTTTCCTCGGACCTCATCAACGAACTGTTGCGCGGCATGCGCCTGCGTGGCGTCGAATACCGGCGTATCCAGGCGGGGCCCACCTTCGGTTTGGGTTTCGCGCAGAAACCGGGGCACGCCTGGTTCCACTTCATGGCCGTCGGCACTGCGGTGCTGCAAATGGAGGACGGCACCACCTACGCGCTGTCTGCCGGCAACGCCGTGTTTATCGCCCATGGCGCGGCCCATCAGCTTTCTTCCCACGCCGGCGTGCCGGTTCAGGACATCGACCGTCTAGAGAGCGCCCCCCTGGGTGACAGCGTCAGCGCGGTGGATACCGGAGCCGAAGCCTGCCCGACGCCGAGCACTATCTTGTTCAGTGGCTGCATGGAGTTTGAACTGGGCAGTATCCACGGCCTTGGTCGGCTGATGCCGGGCATGATGCTGATTGATGCGGGCGGCCAGCGTTACCCCGGGCTGGTGCCGATCCTGACCACCATGGAACGCGAGGTCAGCGCGGCCCGTGTCGGCTTCGCCGGTATCCTCGCGCGATTGGCCGACGTGGTGGCCGCCATGGTCGTACGCGGCTGGGTGGAATGCGCCTGCGGGAATGCTTCTGGCCTGGTTGCCGCCTTGCGCGATCCACGCCTGGCCGGTGCACTGCTTGCGCTCCATCAACAACCGGGCCGCGACTGGACCGTTGCGCAGCTGGCAGAGCACTGCAATACCTCGCGCTCGGTCTTTGCGGAGCGCTTCCAGGTGACCATTGGCATGGCCCCGCTGCGCTATGTCACCGAACTGCGGATGCGGCTCGCAAGCCAGTGGCTGACACTCGAAAGGCTGCCGATTGAGGAGGTGGCGCAACGCTTGGGCTACACATCCCAGGCCGCGTTCAGTCGTGCATTCAAGCGCATTACCGGCAAGACACCGGGTTTGAGTCGCAAGGTGAGGCAGCCCGCTGTCACCTGAAACCGAGCGCAAGGTTATTGACCCGTACGTCGATGCGTCGGAATGCGTGGCGCCTGCGAGACGTTGGCCATCGACATGGCTCTGAATCGTCGGCTGTATCAACCGATGATGAAGGTGCCGCTGGCGATCACTACGCATGCCAGTATCCGGCGGACGGTGAGCGTCTCGCCGAGGAACACATAGCCGATCAACGCCGCGAACAGCACGCTGGTTTCGCGCAAAGCCGATACCGCGCCCAGGGGCGCCTGGTTCATGGCGTAGATGACCATTGCATACGCGAGCAAAGAAACCAGCCCGCCAACCAAGGCAGTCACTGTTCCGGGCCGGAGGGAGACCAGGCTGCGGGTGTCGCGTAGACCGATGTAGAGCACAGGCATCAGCACGCCCCACAGGGCACACATCCAAACCGTGTAGGCAAGCGGCGCATTGGATAACCTGGCGCCGATGCCATCGACCACGCTATAGGCCGCGATAAAGCAGCCCGTCCCCAGCGCATAGGGCAGGCCTGGAACCGACAGACTGCGCCCTTTGAAGGCCAGCGAAATGATCCCGCCTGACACCAGCACAATACCGAGCAACGTACCCGGCGTGATGCTTTCCCCGGCAAACACAGCGGCGCCCAGGGTAATCAGCACCGGCGACGATCCGCGTGAAATCGGATAGATCTGCCCCAGGTCTGCGACCCGGTAACTGCGCACCAGAAACAGGTTGTAGCCCACATGCAGCAACCCCGACAGCACTGCGTAGCCCCAGCTTTCAATCGCGGGCGGCACCATGAACGCTGCGGCGACGACACAGGTGATGGCGATTGCAATGCTCATCACTGTCATGGACCACAGCCGATCGGCACCGCTGCGCAGCAACGCATTCCAGCTGGCATGCAGGAGCGCGGCGAAAAGCACGAGGAGGATGAGATGAATAGGCATGCGCCACTTTAGGCACTGCGAAGCC
This region of Pseudomonas sp. MUP55 genomic DNA includes:
- a CDS encoding DMT family transporter; protein product: MPIHLILLVLFAALLHASWNALLRSGADRLWSMTVMSIAIAITCVVAAAFMVPPAIESWGYAVLSGLLHVGYNLFLVRSYRVADLGQIYPISRGSSPVLITLGAAVFAGESITPGTLLGIVLVSGGIISLAFKGRSLSVPGLPYALGTGCFIAAYSVVDGIGARLSNAPLAYTVWMCALWGVLMPVLYIGLRDTRSLVSLRPGTVTALVGGLVSLLAYAMVIYAMNQAPLGAVSALRETSVLFAALIGYVFLGETLTVRRILACVVIASGTFIIG
- a CDS encoding AraC family transcriptional regulator, which encodes MPADQFALSSDLINELLRGMRLRGVEYRRIQAGPTFGLGFAQKPGHAWFHFMAVGTAVLQMEDGTTYALSAGNAVFIAHGAAHQLSSHAGVPVQDIDRLESAPLGDSVSAVDTGAEACPTPSTILFSGCMEFELGSIHGLGRLMPGMMLIDAGGQRYPGLVPILTTMEREVSAARVGFAGILARLADVVAAMVVRGWVECACGNASGLVAALRDPRLAGALLALHQQPGRDWTVAQLAEHCNTSRSVFAERFQVTIGMAPLRYVTELRMRLASQWLTLERLPIEEVAQRLGYTSQAAFSRAFKRITGKTPGLSRKVRQPAVT